In Myripristis murdjan chromosome 5, fMyrMur1.1, whole genome shotgun sequence, the genomic stretch ATTAACAGTTATtctatgtggaaaaaaaacttattgCAATGCACTTGTTTTAGCCAGCAATggaattttgatttattttctgtttttcttttgttgcagAGGTACACTGTTACTTAAATTTCCAAATAAAGTAGTGCTATATTGCTATAATCTTTAGAACCACTTGTTTACTGTGCTGTTTGAGCCTTACTGTGAGGCAGATTGTAGTGGGAATAACACCAAACTCTCAAATGAATGATCCAAATTGTACTCCAAAGTAAAGCACCAATCCATGTACGTTACCGCCCCCTTGTGGAATTGAAGAGGTACACAGTGGCTGAGTAAAGAGGGGCTGAGACTGACACACAAGACTCTGCAACACATGCCACCCATATGGGTGGGAGAGAATTTCTGTGCAAGACTTTCATATACAGCAGGTGTACACctcttggaagaaaaaaataactaccaaaataaatatatcagtTCAGCCATTAAAGCAGACTTCCTTTTCAGTCACAAAAGATATTAGCTATTTGATGACGTAATCAGCAGTGAATCTTTAGAATActgataaggaaaaaaaaaaatgcccacattttgtgtaaaatgtaaatagtgCTCTGGTAGGTTTCATGGGTCACCATGTACTACATCCCAAGCCTTGTTATTACAGACAACAACCGGAAACTTAAAATAATTTTGGTCACTCAAAAAGAAGGCACAACCTGTCAGAAATCCAGTTGGTTGATTTATGATATGATCAAGTAGAAAATTTATGGGTGCTGTTACGATGTGTGGCCTCCAAGCCATGCCGTTTTCACTGGTATGGGTCCAAGCCTAAGACAATCTATTCACTTTGGTCCCAAGCAGAAAAATAACTCCTCTCCTCTATATCTACAGCTCCTTTCAATTATTTTGAATATgataaatatgaaaaagtaCTCTgttaaacatgaataaatttttaaaaatctaagtCATTACAGTAGATACATGAAGAATAACACAGAGAAGGATAACTGGTGACTTTATtcaaaaatatgtacaaaacAACTTCTAGACAAGAAAAgaatcatttaaaaacatttctcttcgtttttttcatcactgtgtTCATTCGCCATTCTCAGTAGGGCTTTCCTGGTTGTTGTCATCATTGTCTGATTTCTCATCATCTAGAAAAGATAAGAATCGATTTTATCATTACATTACAAGCTCCGTGCCACTAATATCAATATAATCCATTTTTATGATGTTGCTTTAGGAGTTTGTGTTGGAttagaatttatttttaaaaatttccttCTTTAATCCAAACAAAGATAAAGACCAATCAGCCTATCTTTTacctttttgacagtttttatttctcttttgatATTTTAGTGAGGATCATATGACTGTGGTGGTGCGTGCAACATTAATGTTTAACAACAAAGGGAGTCACAATGTTAGAGACTAAAATGACACCGCAGCATTCCCCTTAGCTGCTGAAAAATCTCTGAACATGTGAACACATGCCTCCACCAAAAGCCAATCAAGGAATTGGTCAAGAGCGAGATTCAAAAAGGTCTCACTTGTGCGACAGTGCTGACCGAAGGGCATTAGCCATCTGCTGGTGTAAAACTCCACCCAAAGTACTAGGCTTATGTATGAAATAAATTCAGAAGGTTGAAAATCTAAGACAATTTCTCTatgattttagtttattttaactAAATTGTAAAACTGTTTAATTGTAATCTTGCAATACAGTGTCActtaacattttttgtaaagccttattttgattttatttcagttgatttttttttttcccacacctggttttcaatattttgttgggttttgttgATGCTAATAACCTTGGGGCAAATATGGTAGCCTTGGTTTACTCACTCTCAAGTGTCTGCTGTAGTTCCTGGATGGTACTGAGCAGCACATGGAACTGCTTCTTCCTCAACTCCAACTGAGGGGGAAATAAAATACGTAGATTACAAACTGACGACATTTAAGGACGGCCAAAAAAGGATCATGAATATATCTGGCTTTACCTTCGCATCTACATTTTCCTTGATGTGGGACAGCTGCTGGAGTTCTTTGTCAAGTGCCTCTAATTGCCTGCAGGGGAAACGTATAAACGAGAGAAACAACAGGATAAGCCATCATTCTCAAGACGTTCAAGATTTGGGGATGAAACACGAGGTCAACTCACTTTAGTGTTTCATGCCGGTCTGGATGTTGCTGGATAACCTTGGCCAGCGCATCAtactctgcaaaacaaaacagaaagcagaTGCTAGTGAGGACAAAAAGTAGGATAAGCAGCAATACAAGACAGCTGTAAATATTGttcaatattttaaataaaggaTTCTGCAGTTATTTCTTTCTCATCCTTATTGCCACTAATTGTTTTCATTAGTAGTGACAAGACTGGTGACACATACCAGTCAACTTTCAGAAACTGAATCATTACTACtctcaggaaaaacaaaacaaaagcagtgaAGCAATGATTTCTCTTTGGTTAACTCAAACAAGCATATGGACTAATTCTGATTTGCCTTTaccattttgcaattatagagACTCTAGTAAATGTGCTCACCCTCCATAAATGCTATCACCACAGCAAGCGATGTCTTTCTCAGTTCGCAATAAAATTAGACTTAAACTAATGAATGAAACTCTGTTGACCAcatctgttgtaggatattaagaTAGAGTTTGATAAATTACAATTAAGATTATAGCCCCTGAAATAACACATAATAACCTACATAAGCATTGCTTTAGATATTTACTTTATTGTCTTCCGTGGTGAAGTTTGCGTTCTGACATTAAAACTGTTGAATTAAATGTATTTCACCTTTACATAGCTCCAATGATGCCACTAAAGAACAACTGgtcttttaaatattaaaacaaaacaaaaaaaaaacatgcaaaaaagtGAATCTCTGGTAAATACCTGAGAGGGATTTTTTTAAGACTTTGGAGCCCGGCATACATGCTTACCTTGACGATTCTTGCGTATTCTCTTTGCCCTCtggatttcttttttgcatTCTGATATCTTCTCATGTGCAGATGTGATATTTTGCTCTAAAACAGGGAAAGCAAAGTGATGAAAAATTTAGGTCCTCTTTGCTGCAGCTTGATAACAGACAGCTTGTGTGACTCAAgttatggattaaaaaaaaaaaaaggaataacaGATATTTGACAAATGCTcatatgaaactgaaatatatcTGAATAATTCATTCAAATGTTAATGTTGCATGCATGCTGCTAATACACAGTGTGagttgttttggtgttttaacaCAAATTCATGACATTGGGTGAATTAATATGGTCCCCTATGCATTATCATTGCTACTGCTAATGCTCTAAGATTGGAAAAGAACTCCCATTAAAATGCTTCCAGTTGTTCATAACATTGCAAAGAACTTAGTAAAGCGGTTCGATAACTTTTTTACACTGTGCTTTGCTTGGGTGGGGTTGTATTTAGGAGGACAAAACCaggataaacaaataaattaagtgAGTAACTTCTGTTATTGGCCTGAACCCAGATTAACCAGgggttactttaaaaaaaaaaaaaaaaaaaaaaaaagtaaataaatttaaaaataaataaatacataaataaataaaaataacaggtGGAGGCCATCCTTTACACTGCATTTctaatgattttaaaaattcttCTAGTGACTTAACGGTGATGCCTCTGTTTTCTACAGATAGACTTGGGATGTCCTGTAGTTTGCAGTTAATTTCCTTAATGGACGTCCGAAGTCGCCTTGAGATAATGTGGGCTGAGCTTGACTGGACTATATCTGCCCTTGGTTTCTGCTTTACTGTACTTGTGCTGTAGTTGATTTATTGTACTGTTCTAGACTTAACTTCTCGATGCTCTTTTTAATGACAGATGCCACTGTACAAAGGTgatacacatgtgcatgcatggatAATTTTGAATGTATAGAAAATAATACATTACAAGCCATGGGCCTATGTGTATGTTTCaaggaaacacaggaaataaatGGAAGAGGTAATGGCTTTAATAAAATTCTCAGAACACACCTATATTTGCGTAGATTTTCTCATAGTTCTCCATTTCCCGAAGGTTCATGTCATAAACCATCAGCGTCTTCCCCATGGAGAATTCACACTGGGCCAGCGTGCCCAGCATCCTCTGGTATTGTGTGAATCTAAACAGGATTGGAGGGCAGCTTGTAAGCCAAAGCAAATCTCTACCAAGGATTTAGGTGTGTACCTGCTATCTTGATTCTCAAATCACTGCACTGGCTTTCTGTGTGTCAAAGAATAGACTTTAAAATCGTACAACTTGTCTGCAAAGCACTAAATGGTCTTGGGCCTGGATACATCTCTGATTTACTGGTATCTTACGAGGCATTTAGGCCCCTCAGGTCATCTGGGAGAATCAAAACCAAACAGGGTGAAGCAGCTTTTAGTTACTATGCTCCCAACCTGTGGATTTTGCTTCCTAAATACCTGAGGACCCTTAGCTCATTTAAATCAGGGCTTAAAACATTACTGTTTGCTGCAGCTTACCAATAAAACACATACATCACCACCTTATAAGCATGAAGCATTTTGtgcttgttcttgttttgtttctgcttttgtcatttttaaacctttcttgccttgatttaaaaaaaaaaaaaaaaaaaattcttctgcTTTTATTGAGTTTaaaggccactcacactggcaagtttgatccgcgcccaagcacgattgcccttaaaatccggattctttgaccagtgtgatcgctccgtatcgtgcttgaatacagtacacttcccccgctctggcacggttggaggaggtgtgcttcagcgcggtacgggcgcgtacacgagcacatgcacggtcacgcacgcagtgcgcggacgtaaatcatgcaactttcctcctgcctctgcaaaattgtttaatgtgcgcagcgcgattaccggcgaatggccgcgttgcgcaatcaataatcaaccatgttgtctgtgtcgctgtccgttgtgctgctgcaaccgcgtataaacaaaagtcggtttataatgaaagtacagcagtctgtgtgcggagatccggcagacctggtgctggccggcaccgggTCGGCGCCGGCCGTCACTGGCCgcgcaccgcgcggtgtgcggccacccggtcacccggtctgccggatctgacaggtgccgctccggctgtcaggtggacgctttctgaaggaggaagtttcctccaaaactgtcaaggtaaataaacatcccatgtctgattaaaaggaccaaaaacgttttttaattaaaaggaagacatgatgaatgtatttgaactatactgatttataatgacgtcgggccatgcctgttgtcgtatttcaacgtgatgacgtgcacagcaggggcaatcgtgcttgggcgcgtttgggaaaaaggtaatgtgagtgcaggccagccggggactggggagggggggattttggctttagcacgatacggactcaaacttgccaatgtgagtgggcccttaatGTTTGCTCGATGTTTCATTTCTCTTAATGTATTTCCATGCCtctgcaaagcactttgaattgctttGTGCGTCAATGGTGCTATACACATAACCttgccttgaaaaaaaaaaaagggtgctttgggagaaaaaaaagcagaatagcAGACAAAAGTCTAACTCTAAAGGCGCTCATTGAACATACCCTTCCTCCGGGGTGCCGGGCGAGTTGCACCATTTGGTGAAACTCTTCAGAAGCACATTGATGCGGCGGTCATCTCCAGCTCCGTCTCCATCGATTAGCAGACGTTTCCGAATAACTTCATCTACAATAACACCAACAAAGACATCAAAGCTGACTTTTAAGGCGCAACAATGGGGGAAACAAGAACCGACAAgagcgctaacgttagctaacatgaGCTAACATGGCTTCTTTATGTTACGGATAGCCGCTACGGAAGCTAGCTGGCTGAGATATACACGTACTACTCGGTTTTTCATGACAATACAGTGCGATGGGTCATGCTAGCTTGGGCGCATTTTGTTATTCACAGTAAATTATGGAGAATTTACATCATTTAGTTATCCATATCGTGTACCTACCATCTGTAACAGCCCCCATGTTCGCTAGTAGCAGTGCGTCCCAATAAACTTTATTGCTACAACTGGAAGTGCACACGGCGCCCCGCCCCTAGGAACGGacagctctgattggtcaaaaagGCAAACACGTTTTTTAATTTGACAGCAAAGCGACGTGCCCCACGTCATCTATCCATTTAGTTTAACTAAGGAGAGATTtcatatatatgt encodes the following:
- the thoc7 gene encoding THO complex subunit 7 homolog, giving the protein MGAVTDDEVIRKRLLIDGDGAGDDRRINVLLKSFTKWCNSPGTPEEGFTQYQRMLGTLAQCEFSMGKTLMVYDMNLREMENYEKIYANIEQNITSAHEKISECKKEIQRAKRIRKNRQEYDALAKVIQQHPDRHETLKQLEALDKELQQLSHIKENVDAKLELRKKQFHVLLSTIQELQQTLENDEKSDNDDNNQESPTENGE